The following are encoded together in the Bradyrhizobium sp. CCGUVB1N3 genome:
- a CDS encoding nitronate monooxygenase family protein has protein sequence MTFQTRFTELVGISHPVMQGGMMWVGRAELASAVSNAGGLGIITALTQPTPDDLRREIDRCRSMTDRPFGVNLTILPSVTPPPYAEYRKAIIESGIKVVETAGARPQEHVDEFKSHDIIVIHKCTSVRHALSAEKMGVDVVSIDGFECAGHPGEDDVPGLVLIPAAADKISIPMLASGGFGDGRGLAAALALGADGINMGTRFCATVEAPIHEAVKQFLVQNDERATNLIFRRFRNTGRVAKNSVSDKVVEISNVPEAAFDDVRPLVSGAKGRVALETGDLDAGLIWAGQVQGLIHDVPTCQRLIERIVADAKVTIRGRLAGLLKSEGLPA, from the coding sequence ATGACCTTCCAAACCCGCTTTACGGAGCTCGTCGGTATCAGCCACCCGGTCATGCAGGGCGGCATGATGTGGGTCGGGCGTGCGGAGCTCGCCAGCGCGGTCTCCAACGCTGGCGGGTTGGGTATCATCACGGCTTTGACCCAGCCGACCCCGGACGATCTGCGGAGAGAGATTGATCGCTGCCGATCGATGACCGATAGGCCTTTCGGGGTCAACCTGACGATCCTTCCCTCGGTGACACCTCCTCCTTACGCCGAGTATCGAAAGGCCATCATCGAAAGCGGCATCAAGGTGGTCGAGACGGCAGGCGCGCGGCCACAAGAGCATGTGGATGAATTCAAGTCACATGACATCATCGTCATTCACAAGTGCACTTCGGTTCGACACGCCCTTTCCGCCGAGAAGATGGGGGTCGACGTTGTGTCGATCGATGGCTTCGAGTGCGCTGGCCATCCCGGAGAGGATGACGTGCCTGGTCTCGTATTGATCCCCGCTGCGGCAGACAAGATTTCCATTCCGATGTTGGCCAGCGGCGGCTTCGGTGATGGTCGTGGTCTCGCAGCTGCCTTGGCTCTCGGGGCCGACGGAATCAACATGGGCACGCGTTTCTGCGCGACGGTTGAGGCTCCGATACACGAGGCAGTGAAGCAGTTTCTGGTTCAGAACGACGAGCGCGCAACGAACCTTATCTTCCGCAGGTTTCGGAATACGGGCCGGGTCGCCAAGAACAGCGTGTCCGACAAGGTCGTTGAGATATCGAATGTACCTGAAGCCGCGTTTGATGATGTCCGGCCGTTGGTCTCGGGGGCGAAGGGACGCGTTGCGCTCGAAACCGGTGACCTTGACGCTGGGTTGATCTGGGCAGGGCAAGTGCAAGGGCTCATTCACGATGTCCCCACGTGCCAGCGCCTGATCGAGCGGATCGTGGCTGACGCCAAGGTTACGATTCGTGGCCGGCTCGCGGGATTGCTGAAGTCCGAAGGTCTCCCGGCCTGA
- a CDS encoding phosphotransferase family protein encodes MVACKEDQARLAEGKPVSALDEAANSGLTEPSEGYRLDEDALSRWMTANVDGFRGPLNASKFRGGQSNPTYRLQSADGVYVLRRKPPGLLVSGAHAVDREARVQSALSQVGFPVARIYGYCADKSVIGSEFYVMQLVEGRIFWDATFPEVSREDRPSYFYAMCDVIAQLHSIKPVSIGLGDYGRPGSYFARQLGRWSRQYQEDPEAGRDANMDRLVKALPERIPQGEEVAIVHGDFRCDNLIFHPREPRIIAVLDWELSTIGHPLADFAYHAMMYRMPPHIVAGLGGADLAALNIPSEAEYIKRYCRATGRETIPDWHFYVAFNFFRLAAIMHGIAGRALRGTASSTQAIERGKTFPELAALAVRALENLP; translated from the coding sequence TCCGAGGGTTATCGTCTCGACGAGGACGCCTTGTCGCGATGGATGACGGCCAACGTCGATGGATTTAGAGGACCTCTCAACGCCTCGAAATTCAGGGGAGGTCAGTCGAACCCGACCTACCGTCTTCAGTCAGCGGACGGTGTCTACGTCCTGCGGCGGAAACCGCCGGGTTTGCTGGTATCCGGCGCGCACGCAGTCGATCGCGAGGCTCGCGTACAAAGCGCGCTGTCGCAAGTTGGGTTTCCGGTGGCGCGCATTTACGGATATTGCGCCGACAAGTCTGTCATCGGGAGCGAATTCTATGTGATGCAGCTCGTCGAAGGCCGCATCTTCTGGGATGCAACTTTTCCCGAGGTGAGCCGCGAAGATCGTCCTTCCTACTTCTATGCCATGTGCGACGTCATCGCGCAGCTGCACTCCATTAAGCCGGTTTCGATTGGTCTGGGCGACTACGGAAGGCCGGGCAGCTACTTCGCGCGGCAGCTGGGTCGCTGGTCACGGCAGTATCAGGAAGATCCTGAGGCCGGGCGCGACGCCAACATGGACCGCCTCGTCAAAGCGCTCCCGGAACGCATTCCCCAAGGTGAGGAGGTCGCAATCGTCCATGGCGACTTTCGCTGCGACAATCTCATCTTTCATCCCCGAGAGCCGCGAATTATCGCCGTACTCGATTGGGAGCTTTCGACCATCGGACATCCGCTGGCGGACTTCGCCTATCACGCGATGATGTATCGGATGCCTCCTCATATCGTCGCCGGTCTTGGCGGAGCCGATCTGGCGGCCCTCAACATTCCGAGCGAAGCGGAATATATCAAGAGGTATTGCCGAGCGACCGGACGCGAAACGATTCCGGACTGGCACTTCTACGTTGCTTTCAATTTCTTCCGGCTCGCGGCGATCATGCATGGCATTGCTGGTCGCGCGCTGCGCGGCACGGCCTCCTCGACGCAGGCTATCGAGCGCGGCAAGACCTTTCCAGAACTGGCTGCGTTGGCTGTTCGCGCGCTGGAGAACCTCCCATGA
- a CDS encoding branched-chain amino acid ABC transporter permease, with amino-acid sequence MSAAEEVVAEGNEAVEAVPKRAMTLGTGTSLVVLLLLVAVPLFAKNFVIFQLTQLLYLGLAVLALNILTGGSGQFSLGQSAFYAIGAYVTAVMMEQFNIPYFLCLPVAAVLCFGAGFLFGQPALRLSGVYLALATFALATAMPQLLKLNFLEHWTGGVQGLVVTKPDAPFGLKMSQDMWLYYFTLVVVLAIYIFAVNLLRSRSGRAFMAIRDNEIAASAMGVNVALYKTLAFGVSAGITGVAGGLSAIAVQFVAPDSFTITLAIQLFLGMVVGGVGWLPGSIVGAAFIIFVPNIAEGISKGLSGAVFGVLLFLVIYLVPHGARQVAILSQGWVAKLKQK; translated from the coding sequence ATGAGCGCAGCAGAAGAAGTCGTTGCCGAAGGCAACGAGGCGGTCGAAGCCGTTCCGAAGCGGGCCATGACGCTGGGCACCGGCACCTCGCTGGTGGTGCTGCTGCTTCTCGTCGCCGTTCCCCTGTTCGCGAAGAACTTCGTGATCTTCCAGTTGACCCAGCTGCTGTATCTGGGCCTTGCCGTGCTGGCGCTGAACATCCTGACCGGCGGTTCCGGACAGTTCTCGCTCGGCCAGAGCGCGTTCTACGCCATCGGCGCCTACGTCACCGCTGTCATGATGGAGCAGTTCAACATCCCGTACTTCCTCTGCTTGCCGGTCGCGGCCGTGCTCTGCTTCGGCGCGGGCTTCCTGTTCGGCCAGCCGGCGCTGCGGCTCTCCGGCGTCTATCTTGCGCTTGCGACCTTCGCGCTCGCCACCGCCATGCCGCAGCTTCTGAAGCTGAACTTCCTCGAGCACTGGACCGGCGGCGTGCAGGGCCTCGTCGTCACCAAGCCCGATGCGCCGTTCGGCCTGAAGATGTCGCAGGACATGTGGCTGTATTACTTCACCCTCGTCGTCGTGCTCGCGATCTACATCTTCGCGGTCAATCTGCTGCGCTCGCGCTCGGGCCGCGCCTTCATGGCGATCCGCGACAACGAGATCGCGGCCTCCGCCATGGGCGTCAACGTCGCGCTGTACAAGACGCTGGCCTTCGGCGTGTCCGCAGGCATCACCGGCGTGGCCGGCGGTCTAAGCGCCATAGCGGTGCAGTTCGTGGCGCCCGACAGCTTCACCATCACGCTCGCGATCCAGCTGTTCCTCGGAATGGTCGTTGGTGGCGTCGGCTGGCTGCCGGGCTCGATCGTCGGTGCGGCCTTCATCATCTTCGTGCCGAACATCGCGGAGGGCATCTCCAAGGGCCTCTCCGGCGCCGTGTTCGGCGTCCTCTTGTTTCTCGTCATCTATCTTGTGCCACATGGCGCAAGGCAGGTCGCGATCCTAAGCCAAGGCTGGGTCGCCAAACTAAAACAGAAGTGA
- a CDS encoding ABC transporter ATP-binding protein: MKDQGVLLSVRGVTVAFGGITALNGVSFDMHKGQILGLIGPNGAGKTTFFNCLSRLYQPSSGDILMEGASILTRPPHRIAEIGIGRTFQNVALFPNLSVMDNVRVGTHARTSSDIISDSLRLAWIRRSESDVNKKVHEILAYLDLEDVAHTTVSGLPFGTQKRVELARALAADPKILLLDEPAGGLNHEEVYVLGDLIRRIRDERHMTVLLVEHHMGLVMSIADHVVALNFGKKLAEGTPAQVQADPDVIKAYLGSKDQ, from the coding sequence ATGAAGGATCAAGGGGTTCTGCTCTCGGTTCGTGGCGTGACGGTCGCTTTCGGCGGCATCACCGCGCTCAACGGCGTGTCCTTTGACATGCACAAGGGCCAGATCCTCGGCTTGATCGGCCCCAACGGCGCCGGCAAGACCACGTTCTTCAACTGCCTGTCCCGGCTCTACCAGCCGTCGTCCGGCGACATCCTGATGGAAGGCGCGAGCATCCTGACGCGCCCGCCGCACCGGATCGCCGAGATCGGCATCGGCCGCACCTTCCAGAACGTGGCGCTGTTTCCGAACCTCTCGGTGATGGACAACGTCCGCGTCGGCACGCATGCGCGCACCTCCAGCGACATCATCAGCGACTCGCTTCGCCTCGCCTGGATCCGCCGCAGCGAGAGCGACGTCAACAAGAAGGTGCACGAGATCCTCGCTTATCTCGACCTCGAGGACGTCGCCCACACCACCGTGTCGGGCCTGCCCTTCGGCACGCAGAAGCGCGTCGAGCTGGCGCGCGCGCTGGCGGCCGATCCGAAGATCCTGCTGCTCGACGAGCCCGCCGGTGGCCTCAACCACGAGGAAGTCTATGTGCTCGGCGACCTCATTCGCCGCATCCGCGACGAGCGTCACATGACCGTGCTGCTGGTCGAGCACCACATGGGCCTCGTGATGTCGATCGCCGACCACGTCGTCGCACTCAATTTCGGCAAGAAGCTCGCGGAAGGCACGCCCGCCCAGGTGCAGGCAGACCCCGACGTCATCAAGGCCTATCTCGGGAGCAAGGACCAATGA
- a CDS encoding acetyl-CoA C-acetyltransferase has protein sequence MAEAYIVEAVRTAGGRRNGKLAGWHPANLAAETLNTVVDRSGIDPAAVDDVILGCVTQAGEQAFAFGRNAVLASKLPGSVPAVTIDRQCGSSQQAVQFAAQAVMSGTQDVVIAAGAESMTRVPMFSNVLLHQKEGIGTGPISDRIQKRFGVETFSQFEGAEMIAKKYGFDRLTLDRFALESHRRAAEATKLGAFKNEIVPLKIEGGEHTVDEGIRFDASLESIGSVKLLKDGGVVSAANASQICDGASAALVVSERALKEHNLKPIARVVGLTVTAGDPVIMLEEPINATRRALAKAGMKIGDIDLYEVNEAFAPVPLAWLQAIEADPAKLNVNGGAIALGHPLGASGTKLLSTLVHALKARGKRYGLQTMCEGGGIANVTIVEVLG, from the coding sequence ATGGCCGAAGCTTATATCGTCGAAGCTGTACGAACGGCAGGTGGCAGGCGCAACGGCAAGCTGGCCGGCTGGCATCCCGCCAATCTGGCGGCGGAAACGCTCAACACGGTCGTGGACCGCTCGGGGATTGATCCTGCTGCCGTCGACGACGTGATTCTGGGCTGCGTGACGCAGGCCGGCGAACAGGCGTTCGCCTTCGGACGGAATGCGGTTCTTGCCTCCAAGCTCCCTGGATCCGTTCCGGCCGTGACGATCGACCGGCAATGCGGCAGCTCGCAGCAGGCGGTGCAGTTCGCTGCCCAGGCAGTGATGTCCGGCACGCAAGACGTCGTGATCGCCGCCGGCGCGGAGAGCATGACCCGCGTCCCGATGTTCTCGAACGTGTTGCTGCACCAGAAGGAAGGCATCGGGACCGGTCCAATCAGCGACCGCATTCAGAAGCGGTTCGGTGTGGAAACCTTCAGCCAGTTCGAGGGCGCCGAAATGATCGCAAAGAAATACGGGTTCGATCGGCTCACATTGGATCGGTTCGCTCTCGAAAGTCATCGGCGGGCCGCAGAGGCTACGAAATTGGGAGCCTTCAAGAACGAGATCGTGCCCCTCAAGATCGAAGGGGGCGAGCACACCGTGGACGAAGGCATTCGGTTCGACGCCTCGCTGGAGTCGATTGGCTCGGTCAAGCTTCTGAAAGACGGTGGTGTTGTCAGCGCCGCCAATGCAAGCCAGATCTGCGACGGCGCATCCGCCGCGCTGGTCGTTAGCGAGAGGGCTCTCAAGGAGCACAATCTGAAGCCGATCGCGCGCGTCGTCGGTCTTACGGTAACCGCTGGCGATCCCGTCATCATGCTTGAGGAGCCCATCAACGCTACCCGACGGGCTCTCGCGAAGGCAGGAATGAAGATCGGTGATATCGACTTGTACGAAGTCAACGAGGCATTCGCACCGGTGCCGCTTGCCTGGCTTCAGGCCATCGAGGCGGACCCCGCAAAGCTCAATGTAAACGGCGGCGCGATCGCGCTCGGTCACCCGCTCGGCGCTTCGGGCACGAAGCTCCTTTCGACGCTGGTCCACGCTTTGAAGGCCCGCGGCAAGCGATATGGCCTTCAGACGATGTGTGAGGGCGGCGGCATCGCCAACGTGACCATCGTTGAGGTTTTGGGATGA
- a CDS encoding enoyl-CoA hydratase/isomerase family protein, which yields MSAPIEFSCTEQIATVTLSRPDHGNTIDPALARALLEAAKRCDEDDDIRCVVLTGRGKLFCGGGDVSAFAAAGADVSAFLEDLAETLHAAIMRLMRMRKPLITLVNGPAAGAGMSLAMIGDVALATRSAHFSPAYTALGLSPDGGMSWLLPRVVGLRRAQEIILSNRRVSSDEAERIGIVTRIVDGEQLLASGAELAAKLAAEPVAALGAVRRLLLESYDSTLETQLEREMRSIAALGNSEESRRRVAAFVARRNSNG from the coding sequence ATGAGCGCCCCTATCGAGTTCTCCTGCACCGAGCAGATCGCGACCGTGACCCTGTCGCGCCCGGACCACGGTAACACGATCGATCCCGCTCTGGCTCGAGCTCTTCTGGAGGCCGCCAAACGTTGCGACGAGGACGATGACATCCGGTGCGTTGTTCTGACCGGGCGCGGCAAGCTTTTTTGCGGGGGCGGGGACGTCAGCGCTTTCGCCGCAGCCGGCGCCGACGTCTCGGCCTTCCTGGAGGATCTGGCGGAAACGCTGCACGCGGCAATCATGCGCCTTATGCGTATGAGAAAGCCGCTGATCACGCTCGTGAACGGCCCCGCAGCCGGAGCCGGCATGAGCCTCGCGATGATCGGCGACGTCGCGCTGGCAACCCGCTCGGCTCACTTCAGCCCGGCCTACACCGCCTTGGGCCTCAGCCCGGACGGAGGAATGAGCTGGCTGCTGCCGCGGGTGGTTGGCCTCAGGCGAGCTCAGGAGATCATCCTGTCCAACCGTCGCGTGTCGAGCGACGAGGCAGAGCGAATTGGTATCGTCACGCGCATCGTCGATGGCGAGCAGTTGCTTGCCTCCGGCGCCGAACTCGCTGCGAAGCTCGCGGCCGAGCCGGTGGCAGCGCTCGGTGCGGTCCGGCGTCTCCTGCTCGAAAGTTACGATAGCACGCTGGAGACGCAACTCGAGCGCGAGATGCGGAGCATTGCCGCGCTGGGTAACTCGGAAGAATCACGTCGTCGCGTAGCGGCCTTCGTCGCTCGTCGAAATTCAAACGGATGA
- a CDS encoding ABC transporter substrate-binding protein — protein sequence MLARIIGTTALATAVIALASGAALAQKKYDTGANDTEIKVGNLMPYSGPGSAYGVIGQVEAAYFKMINDKGGINGRKVNFISYDDAYSPPKAVEQTRKLVESDEVLLMFDPLGTANNTAIQKYLNSKKIPQLFVAAGATKFNDPKNFPWTTGWQPSYQSEARAYAKYILREKPNAKVAVFYQNDDLGKDYLKGLKDKLGAQIIAEESYETSEPTIDSHIVKLKATGADTLVDISSPKFAAQAIKKIAEVDWKPLHILSNVSASVGSVIKPAGFENAQGIISATYLKDPADPQWENDPGMKEFQGFLSKYYPEGNKRDILLITGYALAETLAQTLEQCGDDLTRENVMKQAANLKDWRTEALLPGIYLNTSPTDFAPISQLRLMRFSGEKWELFGDVINGDTE from the coding sequence ATGCTTGCTAGGATTATAGGGACGACCGCTCTGGCAACAGCAGTGATCGCGCTCGCGTCGGGCGCGGCGCTCGCCCAGAAGAAGTATGATACGGGGGCCAACGACACCGAGATCAAGGTCGGTAATCTCATGCCGTACAGCGGTCCGGGATCTGCCTACGGCGTCATCGGCCAGGTGGAGGCCGCATACTTCAAGATGATCAACGACAAGGGCGGGATCAACGGCCGCAAAGTCAACTTCATCAGCTATGACGACGCGTACTCACCGCCCAAGGCCGTCGAGCAGACGCGCAAGCTGGTGGAGAGCGACGAAGTTCTGCTCATGTTCGATCCGCTGGGCACGGCCAACAACACAGCTATCCAGAAGTATCTGAACTCCAAGAAGATCCCACAGCTTTTCGTGGCGGCGGGCGCCACCAAGTTCAACGATCCCAAGAACTTCCCCTGGACTACGGGCTGGCAACCCTCCTACCAGAGCGAGGCTCGCGCCTACGCGAAGTACATCCTCAGGGAAAAGCCAAACGCCAAAGTCGCCGTTTTCTATCAGAACGACGATCTCGGAAAGGACTACCTGAAGGGTCTCAAGGACAAGCTCGGTGCTCAGATCATCGCCGAGGAAAGCTACGAAACATCAGAGCCGACGATCGACAGTCACATCGTCAAGCTCAAGGCGACAGGGGCCGATACCCTGGTCGATATCAGCTCACCCAAATTTGCGGCTCAGGCAATCAAGAAGATTGCCGAAGTTGACTGGAAGCCGCTGCACATCCTGAGCAACGTCTCGGCGTCGGTCGGCAGCGTGATCAAACCTGCTGGCTTTGAGAACGCACAGGGCATCATCTCCGCCACCTACTTGAAGGACCCGGCGGATCCGCAGTGGGAGAATGATCCCGGCATGAAGGAGTTTCAGGGCTTTCTGAGCAAGTATTATCCCGAAGGCAACAAGCGCGACATCTTGCTGATCACCGGCTACGCGCTTGCGGAGACGCTGGCCCAGACGTTGGAGCAATGCGGCGACGACCTCACCCGCGAGAACGTCATGAAGCAGGCTGCGAACCTGAAGGATTGGCGGACCGAGGCGCTCTTGCCGGGAATCTACCTGAACACCTCGCCGACCGACTTTGCTCCGATCAGCCAACTTCGGTTGATGCGCTTTAGCGGCGAAAAGTGGGAGCTCTTCGGAGACGTGATCAACGGGGACACGGAATAG
- a CDS encoding branched-chain amino acid ABC transporter permease, whose protein sequence is MELFTNQVLAGIATGAIYACMALAVVMIYQAIDHLNFAQGEMAMFSTFISWQLMQWGVPYWAAFLITLAFSFVAGIAIERILFKPLAKAPVLTNVAGFIALFAIINSSAGLIWDFTIKQYPTPFGSAPFLGSQLISTHQVGMIGVTVLLLLGLYFFFQYTRIGLAMRAGASVPESARLVGINTSWMIALGWGMATAIGAIAGMLIAPVVFLEPNMMGGVLIYGFAAAVLGGLTSPFGAVVGGFLVGIFENLAGTYIPGVGNELKLPIALALIISVLVVKPAGLFGRHIVKRV, encoded by the coding sequence ATGGAGCTGTTCACGAACCAGGTCCTGGCCGGCATTGCCACGGGCGCGATCTACGCCTGCATGGCGCTCGCCGTGGTCATGATCTACCAGGCCATCGACCATCTCAACTTCGCGCAAGGCGAGATGGCGATGTTCTCGACCTTCATCTCCTGGCAGTTGATGCAGTGGGGGGTGCCCTATTGGGCCGCCTTCCTGATCACGCTGGCATTCTCCTTCGTCGCGGGCATCGCGATCGAGCGCATCCTGTTCAAGCCGCTTGCGAAGGCGCCGGTCCTGACCAACGTCGCCGGCTTCATCGCGCTGTTTGCGATCATCAACTCGTCGGCCGGCCTGATCTGGGACTTCACCATCAAGCAATATCCGACCCCGTTCGGCTCGGCGCCGTTCCTCGGCAGCCAGCTGATCTCGACCCACCAGGTCGGCATGATCGGCGTCACCGTGCTGCTGCTGCTCGGCCTCTACTTCTTCTTCCAGTACACAAGGATCGGCCTTGCGATGCGTGCGGGCGCGTCGGTGCCTGAATCGGCACGCCTCGTCGGCATCAACACCAGCTGGATGATTGCACTGGGCTGGGGCATGGCGACTGCGATCGGCGCGATCGCGGGCATGCTGATTGCGCCGGTGGTGTTCCTCGAGCCCAACATGATGGGCGGCGTGCTGATCTACGGCTTTGCCGCAGCCGTGCTCGGCGGTCTCACCAGCCCGTTCGGCGCCGTGGTCGGCGGCTTCCTGGTCGGCATCTTCGAGAACCTCGCCGGCACCTACATCCCCGGCGTCGGCAATGAGCTGAAACTCCCGATCGCGCTCGCGCTGATCATCTCCGTCCTGGTCGTCAAACCCGCTGGCCTGTTCGGCCGGCACATCGTCAAGCGAGTTTGA
- a CDS encoding ABC transporter ATP-binding protein: MTTLLNVKDLRAYYGQVQALHGLSFSLNEGSLTTLLGANGAGKTTTLRAICNMVRSTGGIEFDGKPLNNRSTESIVRFGIAHVPQGRGTFTTMTVEENLQLGAITRKDSAGIVSDIERMYAHFPVLKQRHTQQAGTLSGGEQQMLAVARALMLRPRLMLLDEPSFGLAPLVVRDLFGILGKINREDKVSILVVEQNAQLALELADQAYVIETGRIVMSGNAKDIANNEEIRKSYLGY, encoded by the coding sequence ATGACGACTCTTCTCAACGTCAAGGACCTGCGCGCCTATTACGGCCAGGTCCAGGCGCTGCATGGCCTGTCCTTCTCGCTCAACGAGGGATCGCTGACGACGCTGCTGGGCGCCAACGGCGCCGGCAAGACCACCACGCTGCGCGCGATCTGCAACATGGTGCGCTCCACCGGCGGGATCGAGTTCGACGGCAAGCCGCTGAACAACCGCTCCACCGAGAGCATCGTGCGGTTCGGCATCGCCCATGTGCCGCAGGGCCGCGGCACCTTCACCACCATGACGGTGGAGGAGAACCTCCAGCTCGGCGCCATCACCCGCAAGGACAGCGCCGGCATCGTCTCCGACATCGAGCGCATGTATGCGCATTTCCCGGTGCTGAAGCAGCGCCACACCCAGCAGGCCGGCACGCTCTCGGGCGGCGAGCAGCAGATGCTCGCGGTTGCCCGCGCGCTGATGCTGCGGCCGCGGCTGATGCTGCTGGACGAGCCCTCCTTCGGCCTCGCGCCGCTGGTGGTCCGTGACCTGTTCGGCATCCTCGGCAAGATCAACCGCGAGGACAAGGTGTCGATCCTGGTGGTCGAGCAGAACGCCCAGCTGGCGCTCGAGCTCGCCGACCAGGCCTATGTGATCGAGACCGGCCGCATCGTGATGTCGGGCAATGCCAAGGACATCGCGAACAACGAAGAAATCCGCAAATCCTATCTGGGTTACTGA